The nucleotide sequence GGGGTCCGGCCCCCGGGCGTCGAGACACGAGCCGCCCCATTGGTACGGCGTACCGAGTTGCCCCAGCGCCCAGCGGATCGCGACCTGGCTGGCATAGTGCGCGTCGGTGGGGACGACGTATCCCTCGGGCAGCGCGCCGACCGGGATTTGGCCGAATTGCGAGCCGTCGCTGCTCGCCCGGCAGCCGGCAAGGCCGGCTTGGACGGGTGGCCCTGCGGAGGGGAGCGTGACAACGCCCGTGGCAGTCGTGGGCAACGGTGAACTGGGCGCAGCTGACTGGGAGTTCCACGATGCGATGGCCTTCTGAAGTGCGGTCGCCAGCGGAACCCACTTGTCGTACGCATCAGGATGCGCGGACTTCTGGACCGCTTGGGCCGCCTGCCCGATGCTGACGTCCTCCCAGTTGCTGAACCTGATCAGGGCCACGTAGAAGGCACGCGACGCGTGGACGGGGTCCATGATCTGCTCGGGCGTACCCCAGCCCTGGCTCGGGCGCTGCTGGAACAGCCCCAGCGAATCACGGTCCCCATAGGCAAGGTTCCGCAGCCCGGATTCCTGAAGCGCGGTGGCCAACGCGACGATCTGGCCCCGTGGCGGGATGAGCAGTGCCTGTCCCGTCTCCACGACCGTCTTCGCGAAGGGAAGCTGAACTGCGGGGTCATCCAGCCCGGGCACCTGCACGCCGCCGGCCTCACCGGCCAACAGTTGCTCGACCTGGCCTGCGAGCCGGTGGATCTCGGCGTCGGCCGCGCCGCCGGACGGCGTTTGGCAGGATCCCGACGCGGTGCCCGCCAAGACCAGAATCACCGGCGCGACCAGGACAAGCGGTCCGGCGGCGACTGCCGCCACGATCCAACGCCCTGCCTTCACCGTGGGGTTCCCTTTTCTGGCTTCACCCATGAACCGGCGGCGTGTCCGGGTAACGGGGCGGCGCGGCAGACGAGTTCGTGTCGCGACACGTGACTGTGCTGGTGCAATGGAGACTCCGAGAAAGTCAACGGACCGCCGTCAAAAAGCGATTCACGAGCGGCGGCGTACGGCGCGGACGGCCGGTGCGGTGTTTCTCTCGCTGTCCGGCGGGCTGGTGATGCGGAGGAAGTTAGGACGCGCCGACCGGAAGAATCAAGCGATTCTCCAGATTGGTGGGCCGCCGATTTTTCTTCGCGGCCAATTCGTGAGAATTGTTGTTTCTTCCGGTCGCGGTCACTTATGGTTCCCCGGCTCCCCCGACTTCTCGTCGCGGGACCCCTGCCCGTTCGTCGAGAGAAGCCTCGTCCATGCTCTACACCGTGCACCACGGTGACGCCCTCGCGACGCTGGCCGGCATGCCGGACACGTGCGTCGACGCCGTGGTGACCGACCCGCCGTACAACTCCGGCGGTCGCACCAGCGCCGAACGCACCAGCCGCAGCGCCCGCGCCAAATACACGACC is from Yinghuangia sp. ASG 101 and encodes:
- a CDS encoding C40 family peptidase, giving the protein MKAGRWIVAAVAAGPLVLVAPVILVLAGTASGSCQTPSGGAADAEIHRLAGQVEQLLAGEAGGVQVPGLDDPAVQLPFAKTVVETGQALLIPPRGQIVALATALQESGLRNLAYGDRDSLGLFQQRPSQGWGTPEQIMDPVHASRAFYVALIRFSNWEDVSIGQAAQAVQKSAHPDAYDKWVPLATALQKAIASWNSQSAAPSSPLPTTATGVVTLPSAGPPVQAGLAGCRASSDGSQFGQIPVGALPEGYVVPTDAHYASQVAIRWALGQLGTPYQWGGSCLDARGPDPMARCDCSSLTQRAYAAAGITLSRTTYTQVGEGLPVSVDQLQPGDLVFTRGPATAPEHVGMVIGSGLIVHASQTGDVVRIATVADWRTQIVAARRIVT